The Acidobacteriota bacterium genome includes the window CACCTCCGCCTCCGGGTCGAGCAGAACCGGATAGCCGAACGGCTTCTCGTCGACGTGCTTCTGGACGGTCTCCAGGTCCTCGCCGCTGTTCAGGGCCAGGAACGTGACCCCCTGATCGGCGTACTCGGCATGCAGCTTCTCCAGGATCCTGGCCTGGACGTCGCATGGCTTGCACCAGGTCGCCCAGACGTCGATCACGACGACCTCGCCGCGCAGATCGGGCGGGCCCAGGCTTCCTCCCTCCAGCGTATCGAGCTGGAAGCTCGTCAGGATCGGGTCGAGCCCGGCGACCTCAGGCGGCTCGGGCACCGTGGCCAGGTTCCACGCCAGAAAGCCGAGAAGCACGACGAACAGGGCGCCGAGCGCGGCGAGCCCCGCGAGCAGTCCGATCGCCAGTCGTCTGGTCACGCGGGCAGCTTAGCAGCGCTCGCCGCCGCCGGAACCGACCGCTACGGCTATCAACTGCAGCCGCTGGTGGAACCGCAGTTCATGCACTTGTAGCAACTGCCGTTGCGCACCATGATCGATCCGCAGTCGTGGCAGGACGGGGCGTCCTGCTGCAACAGGAACGTGACCGGGGCCAGTTGGCCGCC containing:
- a CDS encoding TlpA disulfide reductase family protein, whose translation is MTRRLAIGLLAGLAALGALFVVLLGFLAWNLATVPEPPEVAGLDPILTSFQLDTLEGGSLGPPDLRGEVVVIDVWATWCKPCDVQARILEKLHAEYADQGVTFLALNSGEDLETVQKHVDEKPFGYPVLLDPEAEVMQTAELYALPTLLVLNPLGEVSYISIGLTGASVVRNAIEEARAALSG